Proteins encoded within one genomic window of Microbacterium sp. LKL04:
- a CDS encoding carbonic anhydrase: protein MSAHPTPSDVWSSMLAGNRRFVAGEPEHPRQDAERRHELAHVQRPTAALFGCSDSRLAAEIIFDEGLGDLFVIRNAGQVISDSVVGSLEYAVAVLGVPLIVVLGHDECGAVRAAIDSTAPDAPALPAGIWRQVAPIVPAVRRVLQASPGTTSATVDAEEVGREHLRDTIAGILHSSELISDAVAEGRLAVVGANYRLADGTAIPDVVVGEAG from the coding sequence ATGAGCGCACACCCGACCCCGTCCGACGTGTGGTCCTCGATGCTCGCCGGGAACCGGCGGTTCGTCGCAGGCGAACCCGAGCACCCCCGGCAGGACGCTGAGCGTCGCCACGAGCTCGCACACGTGCAGCGCCCGACGGCCGCGCTTTTCGGATGCTCGGACTCCCGCCTCGCCGCGGAGATCATCTTCGACGAGGGGCTCGGCGACCTGTTCGTCATCCGCAACGCGGGGCAGGTCATCTCCGACTCCGTCGTAGGCAGCCTCGAGTACGCCGTCGCCGTGCTCGGCGTCCCCCTGATCGTGGTCCTGGGCCACGACGAATGCGGCGCCGTCCGCGCGGCGATCGACTCCACCGCACCGGATGCTCCGGCACTCCCGGCGGGGATCTGGCGCCAGGTGGCTCCCATCGTTCCCGCCGTCCGTCGCGTGCTCCAAGCATCCCCCGGCACGACATCCGCCACGGTGGACGCCGAGGAGGTCGGTCGTGAGCACCTGCGCGACACGATCGCCGGCATCCTGCACTCTTCCGAGCTCATCAGCGACGCGGTCGCCGAAGGACGCCTGGCCGTCGTCGGCGCGAACTACCGCCTGGCCGATGGGACCGCCATCCCCGACGTGGTCGTCGGCGAAGCCGGCTGA
- a CDS encoding PhoH family protein, translating to MTTRAPEKQRRQHESAEAAQDQELRTYVLDTSVLLSDPRALFRFAEHSVVLPVVVVTELERKRHDPEIGYFARQALRHLDELRVEHGRLDFPVPVGADGTLRVELTNTDPTVLPAGMRLGDNDTRILSVAMHLSQEGQAVTVVSKDLPMRVKAASLGLNAEEYLAEQAVDSGWTGIASIDLSGDEVSDLYDSEVGVSEDVRGLPVNTGLVIHSERGSALGRVTGDGSYKLVRGDRDVFGLHGRSAEQRIAIDLLLDPEVGIVSLGGRAGTGKSALALCAGLQSVLEQQQQQKKIIVFRPLFAVGGQELGYLPGDAQEKMNPWGQAVFDTLGSVVTGNVLEEVVARGMLEVMPLTHIRGRSLHDAFVIVDEAQSLERNVLLTVLSRIGQNSRVVLTHDVGQRDNLRVGRHDGIASVIETLKGHDLFGHVTLVRSERSAIAALVTDLLEAGELS from the coding sequence GTGACTACACGAGCACCTGAGAAGCAGCGTCGCCAGCACGAGTCCGCGGAGGCGGCTCAGGACCAGGAACTCCGCACCTACGTGCTGGACACCTCCGTCCTGCTGAGCGATCCGCGCGCGCTGTTCCGTTTCGCCGAGCATTCCGTCGTGCTGCCGGTCGTCGTCGTCACGGAGTTGGAGCGCAAGCGCCACGACCCCGAAATCGGGTACTTCGCCCGCCAAGCCCTGCGCCACCTGGACGAGCTGCGCGTCGAGCACGGCCGTCTGGACTTCCCGGTCCCCGTCGGTGCCGACGGGACCCTGCGTGTCGAGCTGACGAACACCGACCCCACCGTCCTCCCCGCCGGCATGCGGCTCGGCGACAACGACACGAGGATCCTGTCGGTCGCCATGCACCTCAGCCAGGAGGGGCAGGCCGTCACCGTCGTGTCGAAGGATCTGCCGATGCGGGTGAAGGCCGCGTCGCTCGGCCTCAACGCGGAGGAGTACCTCGCCGAGCAGGCCGTCGACTCGGGGTGGACGGGAATCGCCTCGATCGACCTCTCCGGCGACGAGGTCAGCGACCTCTACGACAGCGAGGTCGGAGTGAGCGAGGATGTGCGGGGTCTTCCGGTCAACACGGGCCTCGTCATCCATTCGGAGCGTGGGTCGGCGCTCGGCCGCGTGACCGGCGACGGGTCGTACAAGCTCGTCCGGGGCGATCGCGACGTCTTCGGTCTGCACGGCCGATCGGCGGAGCAGCGCATCGCCATCGACCTGCTGCTGGACCCGGAGGTCGGGATCGTGTCACTCGGCGGGCGCGCCGGCACGGGGAAGTCGGCTCTCGCGCTCTGCGCGGGGCTCCAGTCGGTCCTCGAGCAGCAGCAGCAGCAGAAGAAGATCATCGTCTTCCGCCCGCTGTTCGCCGTCGGCGGGCAGGAGCTCGGCTACCTCCCGGGCGACGCGCAGGAGAAGATGAACCCGTGGGGTCAGGCGGTGTTCGACACCCTCGGCTCGGTGGTCACGGGCAACGTCCTCGAGGAGGTCGTCGCGCGCGGCATGCTCGAGGTCATGCCGCTCACCCACATCCGCGGACGCTCGCTCCACGATGCGTTCGTGATCGTGGACGAGGCGCAGTCCCTCGAGCGGAACGTGCTCCTCACCGTCCTCAGCCGCATCGGCCAGAACTCCCGGGTCGTGCTGACCCACGACGTCGGCCAGCGCGACAACCTCCGGGTCGGACGCCACGACGGCATCGCCTCCGTCATCGAGACCCTGAAGGGCCACGACCTGTTCGGACACGTCACGCTCGTGCGTTCCGAGCGTTCGGCGATCGCTGCGCTCGTCACGGACCTGCTGGAGGCCGGCGAACTCAGCTGA
- a CDS encoding sensor histidine kinase, producing the protein MNSAAAPPRRGTPGLGILLAVAAAGLVGVGAAAFVVVLLVAPQAAGWTALAWTVAAVPALAGIGVVGWAVLERRGLAAAITADSIEGAFETQQRLLDDVRHELKTPITIVRGHLEMMDAADSDDVESIRALGIAELDRMTRLIGDIDVLAAVEGGRLSRGDVDLAALTQRVFEMVGVIGDHAWRVEQSADAVIRADGDRLLQAWVALADNAAKYSPTGTAIEIGSAVNAAGAQLWVRDHGLGIPPAVRHRIFRRFDRGAGKRHIGGSGLGLAIVDVIAKAHGGHCTVADTPGGGATFTLEIPIGTRGALPSPIRAGDVLLQREATE; encoded by the coding sequence GTGAACAGCGCCGCCGCACCGCCGCGACGGGGCACGCCGGGACTCGGGATCCTTCTCGCCGTCGCCGCAGCGGGCCTCGTCGGCGTGGGTGCGGCGGCGTTCGTCGTCGTCCTGCTCGTCGCACCTCAGGCCGCGGGCTGGACGGCGTTGGCGTGGACCGTCGCGGCAGTACCGGCGCTCGCGGGCATCGGTGTCGTCGGATGGGCGGTGCTCGAGCGGCGCGGCCTCGCCGCGGCGATCACGGCCGACTCCATCGAGGGCGCGTTCGAGACCCAGCAGCGACTGCTGGACGACGTCCGGCACGAGTTGAAGACGCCCATCACGATTGTGCGCGGCCACCTGGAGATGATGGATGCCGCCGACTCCGACGACGTCGAGTCGATCCGCGCCCTCGGCATCGCGGAGCTCGACCGGATGACGCGGTTGATCGGCGACATCGACGTCCTCGCGGCGGTCGAGGGCGGACGGCTCTCGCGCGGCGACGTGGACCTCGCGGCGCTCACGCAGCGGGTCTTCGAGATGGTGGGCGTCATCGGCGACCATGCCTGGCGCGTCGAGCAGTCGGCGGACGCCGTCATCCGCGCGGACGGGGATCGCCTCCTGCAGGCGTGGGTGGCCTTGGCGGACAACGCCGCGAAGTACTCCCCCACCGGGACGGCGATCGAGATCGGCAGTGCGGTCAACGCCGCCGGCGCGCAGCTCTGGGTCCGCGATCACGGCCTCGGCATCCCTCCTGCCGTCCGTCACCGGATCTTCCGCCGCTTCGACCGCGGCGCGGGAAAACGTCACATCGGCGGGTCCGGACTGGGTCTTGCGATCGTCGATGTCATCGCCAAAGCGCATGGCGGACACTGCACCGTCGCGGACACCCCCGGCGGCGGTGCTACGTTCACCCTGGAGATACCGATCGGCACGCGTGGGGCGCTGCCGTCCCCCATCCGCGCCGGCGACGTACTGCTGCAGCGAGAGGCAACCGAATGA
- a CDS encoding response regulator transcription factor, with protein sequence MTRILIVDDEPHIVSLVSRAVHAEGFEAVGVEDGPDALEIALAGDIDLIVLDVGLPTMDGFEVLRELRGAGHTTPVIMLTARSGTDDTIEGLDAGASDYVPKPFAVAELMARVRSRLRDVAASAPTSLTRGDVTLDILARRASVAGREVELSSREFALAEQFVRNAGEVLTREVLLSRVWGLDFDPGSNVVDVYVRYLRAKLGADHIVTVRGEGYLWE encoded by the coding sequence ATGACCCGCATCCTGATCGTCGACGACGAGCCGCACATCGTCTCGCTCGTCTCGCGTGCGGTCCACGCCGAGGGCTTCGAGGCGGTGGGCGTCGAGGACGGCCCGGACGCCCTCGAGATCGCCCTCGCCGGCGACATCGACCTCATCGTGCTCGACGTCGGGCTTCCGACGATGGACGGTTTCGAGGTGCTGCGGGAGCTCCGGGGAGCGGGGCACACGACGCCCGTCATCATGCTCACGGCACGGAGCGGCACGGACGACACGATCGAAGGACTGGATGCCGGGGCGAGCGACTACGTTCCGAAGCCGTTCGCGGTGGCCGAGCTCATGGCGCGCGTGCGATCACGCCTGCGGGACGTGGCCGCGAGTGCGCCCACCTCGCTCACCCGCGGCGATGTGACGCTCGACATCCTGGCGCGTCGAGCGAGCGTCGCGGGGCGAGAGGTGGAACTCTCCAGCCGGGAGTTCGCTCTGGCCGAGCAGTTCGTCCGGAACGCGGGAGAGGTCCTCACCCGCGAGGTCCTGCTGAGCCGCGTCTGGGGGCTGGATTTCGACCCGGGATCCAACGTCGTGGACGTCTACGTCCGGTATCTGAGGGCCAAGCTCGGAGCGGATCACATCGTCACCGTGCGCGGCGAGGGCTACCTCTGGGAGTGA
- a CDS encoding DUF4307 domain-containing protein: MTPTDLDRKLAERYGRTRSSASRRLTWVIVGVVAVAATGLLGWSTVSNAINSVDADATGFDVVDEHSVEVRFQVSIRPDTEVACALEAQDPDHGIVGFKVVELAPSTDHTRTLTERIPTTAEATTGFVRSCWIL; encoded by the coding sequence ATGACCCCGACCGACCTCGACCGCAAGCTCGCGGAGCGGTACGGACGCACCCGGTCGTCCGCATCCCGGCGCCTGACCTGGGTGATCGTCGGTGTCGTCGCCGTCGCCGCCACCGGGCTGCTGGGGTGGTCGACCGTCTCGAACGCGATCAACTCGGTGGACGCCGACGCGACCGGATTCGACGTCGTGGACGAGCACTCCGTCGAGGTCCGGTTCCAGGTGTCTATCCGACCCGACACAGAGGTCGCGTGCGCGCTCGAGGCGCAGGATCCCGATCACGGGATCGTCGGCTTCAAGGTCGTGGAGCTCGCTCCCTCGACCGATCACACGCGCACCCTCACCGAACGCATCCCGACCACCGCAGAGGCGACGACGGGTTTTGTCCGCTCCTGCTGGATCCTCTAA
- a CDS encoding class II fumarate hydratase has protein sequence MTDETDYRIEHDTMGEVRVPKDALYAAQTQRAVENFPISGSGLESTQIAALARIKKAAALANKDLGTLDGAIADAIAWAADEVVTGAYDAHFPVDTYQTGSGTSSNMNMNEVLATLATRKLGGPVHPNDHVNASQSSNDVFPTSVHIAVTQALIDDLIPALDHLAVALEEKADAWKSVVKSGRTHLMDATPVTLGQEFGGYARQMRLGIERVQSVLPRVGEVPLGGTAVGTGINTPLGFPQKVIELLAAETELPITEAKDHFEAQANRDGLVEASGALRTIAVSLTKINNDIRWMGSGPNTGLGELHIPDLQPGSSIMPGKVNPVVPEATLMVAARVIGNDATVAWAGASGSFELNVAIPVMGTALLESIRLLSNAMRVLADKTVSGLEANVDRAAAYAGMSPSIVTPLNKLIGYEAAAKIAKHSVAKGITVRDAVIDLGYVERGELTEQQLDEKLDLLSMTHPG, from the coding sequence ATGACCGACGAGACCGACTACCGCATCGAGCACGACACGATGGGTGAGGTGCGCGTACCCAAGGACGCCCTCTACGCCGCGCAGACCCAGCGAGCGGTCGAGAACTTCCCCATCTCCGGGTCCGGCCTCGAGTCGACGCAGATCGCGGCGCTGGCGCGCATCAAGAAGGCCGCAGCGCTCGCCAACAAGGACCTCGGCACGCTCGACGGAGCGATCGCCGACGCGATCGCCTGGGCGGCGGACGAAGTCGTCACCGGGGCCTACGACGCGCACTTCCCCGTGGACACGTACCAGACCGGCTCGGGCACCTCGTCGAACATGAACATGAACGAGGTGCTCGCGACGCTCGCCACCCGCAAGCTCGGCGGCCCCGTTCACCCCAACGACCACGTCAACGCGTCGCAGTCGTCGAACGACGTCTTCCCGACCTCGGTCCACATCGCGGTCACGCAGGCGCTCATCGACGACCTGATCCCGGCGCTCGACCACCTCGCCGTGGCGCTCGAAGAGAAGGCCGACGCGTGGAAGAGCGTCGTCAAGAGCGGCCGCACCCACCTCATGGATGCAACCCCGGTGACCCTCGGTCAGGAGTTCGGCGGCTACGCCCGGCAGATGCGGCTCGGCATCGAGCGCGTCCAGTCGGTCCTCCCCCGCGTGGGCGAGGTCCCCCTCGGCGGCACCGCCGTCGGCACGGGCATCAACACGCCCCTCGGCTTCCCGCAGAAGGTCATCGAGCTGCTGGCTGCCGAGACCGAGCTGCCCATCACCGAGGCGAAGGACCACTTCGAGGCTCAGGCCAACCGCGACGGTCTCGTCGAGGCATCCGGTGCGCTCCGCACCATCGCGGTGTCGCTGACGAAGATCAACAACGACATCCGCTGGATGGGCTCGGGCCCGAACACCGGCCTCGGCGAGCTGCACATCCCCGACCTCCAGCCCGGCTCCTCGATCATGCCCGGCAAGGTCAACCCGGTCGTTCCCGAGGCGACCCTCATGGTCGCGGCGCGCGTCATCGGCAACGACGCGACGGTCGCCTGGGCCGGGGCATCCGGATCGTTCGAACTGAACGTCGCGATCCCGGTGATGGGAACCGCCCTGCTCGAGTCCATCCGCCTGCTCTCCAACGCGATGCGCGTCCTGGCGGACAAGACGGTGTCGGGTCTCGAGGCGAACGTGGATCGCGCGGCCGCATACGCCGGCATGTCGCCCTCGATCGTGACGCCGCTCAACAAGCTGATCGGCTACGAAGCGGCTGCGAAGATCGCGAAGCACTCGGTCGCCAAGGGCATCACCGTCCGCGACGCCGTCATCGACCTCGGGTACGTCGAGCGGGGCGAGCTCACCGAGCAGCAGCTCGACGAGAAGCTCGACCTCCTCTCGATGACGCACCCGGGGTGA
- a CDS encoding isoprenyl transferase — protein sequence MTRASSTQGRGLLYRLYSSRLRREIEAGTVPHHVAMMIDGNRRWARQLGFTTVSHGHRAGAAKMHEFLRWCDELGIQVVSLYLLSTDNLVKRDSQELTDLIEIIADLAETLSHEPGWRVKHVGRAEILPPDLAAGLRTAEERTRENTGLHVNLAVGYGGRGEIVDAVRSIIAKHNEKGGSLTELAESLTPEQIGEHLYTGGQPDPDLVIRTSGEQRLSDFLLWQSAHSEFYFVEALGPDLREVDFLRAIRDFGDRDRRFGS from the coding sequence GTGACCCGCGCATCCTCGACCCAAGGCCGAGGGCTCCTCTACCGCCTGTACAGCTCGAGGCTGCGGCGGGAGATCGAGGCGGGGACGGTCCCACACCATGTGGCGATGATGATCGACGGCAACCGACGATGGGCGAGGCAGCTCGGTTTCACGACGGTCTCGCACGGTCACCGCGCCGGCGCCGCGAAGATGCACGAATTCCTGCGGTGGTGCGACGAGCTCGGCATCCAGGTCGTGTCGCTGTATCTGCTCTCCACTGACAACCTCGTCAAGCGCGACTCGCAGGAGCTGACCGATCTCATCGAGATCATCGCCGACCTCGCCGAGACCCTCTCGCACGAGCCCGGCTGGCGGGTGAAGCACGTGGGCCGCGCCGAGATCCTGCCGCCCGACCTCGCCGCGGGCCTTCGGACCGCCGAGGAGCGAACACGCGAGAACACGGGACTGCACGTCAACCTCGCGGTCGGCTATGGCGGCAGGGGCGAGATCGTCGATGCCGTCCGAAGCATCATCGCGAAGCACAACGAGAAGGGCGGGTCGCTCACCGAACTCGCCGAGAGCCTCACACCCGAGCAGATCGGCGAGCACCTGTACACCGGCGGTCAGCCGGATCCGGATCTCGTGATCCGCACGTCGGGGGAGCAGCGTCTGAGCGATTTCCTGCTGTGGCAGTCGGCGCACAGCGAGTTCTACTTCGTCGAGGCTCTCGGTCCCGACCTCCGAGAGGTGGACTTCCTCCGCGCGATCCGCGATTTCGGCGACCGGGACCGGCGCTTCGGGAGCTGA
- the ilvA gene encoding threonine ammonia-lyase: MSEQTKIIAPTLAEFETAAAELAGVVSRTPVEDSEFLSGVLGAPVHLKLENLQRTGSFKIRGATYRLSRLTDEERSRGVVAASAGNHAQGVALGAQTLGIPATIFMPLGVPVPKLLATRGYGADVILEGATVETPLRLAQEFAERTGAVFIPPYDNHDIIIGQGTLGLELMDEIPGLETVVVGIGGGGLAAGVAAAVKARAAAEGRTIRVIGVQAENSAGYPGSLVAGKPLDAEHVSPTIADGIAVKRPGTIPFDIIRDLVDEVVTVSDDDIARAILVLIERAKQVVEPAGAVGVAAILTGKISASGPTAAILSGGNIDPLLLQRVVAHGLAASGRYMTIQVPLPDRPGQLARVSELLSVVGANVIEVLHTRHGQGLQISEVILQLSVETRGEEHRAQVLAILQDAGYAPTVVPN, translated from the coding sequence GTGAGCGAACAGACGAAGATCATCGCCCCGACCCTGGCCGAGTTCGAGACGGCCGCCGCGGAGCTCGCGGGCGTCGTGTCCCGGACGCCCGTCGAGGATTCCGAGTTCCTGTCCGGCGTTCTCGGAGCGCCGGTCCACCTGAAACTCGAGAACCTGCAGCGCACGGGGTCGTTCAAGATCCGGGGAGCGACGTATCGCCTCTCACGGTTGACGGACGAGGAGCGTTCGCGCGGCGTGGTGGCGGCGTCGGCGGGGAATCACGCGCAGGGAGTCGCTCTCGGCGCCCAGACGCTCGGCATTCCGGCGACGATCTTCATGCCGCTCGGTGTTCCCGTCCCCAAGCTCCTCGCCACGCGCGGGTACGGCGCAGACGTGATCCTCGAGGGGGCGACCGTCGAGACGCCGCTGCGCCTCGCCCAGGAGTTCGCCGAGCGCACGGGAGCGGTCTTCATCCCGCCGTACGACAACCACGACATCATCATCGGGCAGGGCACGCTCGGTCTCGAGCTGATGGACGAGATCCCGGGGCTCGAGACGGTCGTCGTGGGAATCGGCGGGGGAGGCCTCGCTGCAGGCGTGGCCGCCGCCGTCAAGGCCCGCGCCGCAGCGGAGGGTCGCACGATCCGCGTGATCGGTGTGCAGGCTGAGAACTCCGCCGGCTACCCCGGCTCCCTGGTCGCAGGAAAGCCGCTCGACGCCGAGCACGTCTCGCCCACGATCGCCGACGGCATCGCCGTCAAACGGCCGGGGACGATCCCGTTCGACATCATCCGAGACCTCGTGGACGAGGTCGTGACCGTGAGCGACGACGACATCGCACGCGCGATCCTCGTCCTCATCGAACGCGCGAAGCAGGTCGTCGAGCCCGCCGGTGCCGTCGGCGTCGCCGCGATCCTCACGGGCAAGATCAGCGCGTCCGGCCCTACGGCCGCGATCCTGTCCGGCGGGAACATCGATCCGCTGCTGCTGCAACGCGTCGTCGCGCACGGGCTCGCGGCATCCGGTCGCTACATGACCATCCAGGTGCCGCTGCCCGACCGTCCGGGGCAGCTGGCCCGCGTGTCGGAGCTCCTGTCCGTCGTCGGCGCGAACGTCATCGAGGTCCTGCACACACGACACGGTCAGGGACTGCAGATCAGCGAGGTGATCCTGCAGCTGAGCGTCGAAACCCGAGGCGAGGAGCACCGGGCGCAGGTCCTGGCGATCCTGCAGGACGCCGGCTACGCTCCGACGGTCGTCCCGAACTGA
- the greA gene encoding transcription elongation factor GreA: MSETFLTQEAYDRLAAELEQLSTAGREEIAKRIEAAREEGDLKENGGYHAAKDEQGKQEARIRTLQQLLKDAKVGVAPESDGTVLSGTVVTAIVAGGEEVFLLGNREIGANSELDVYSEASPLGEAIMGLREGEKTSYTAPNGKEISVEIVKVETYSGQ, from the coding sequence GTGTCCGAGACGTTCCTGACCCAGGAGGCCTACGACCGCCTCGCCGCCGAGCTCGAGCAGCTCTCGACGGCGGGCCGTGAGGAGATCGCCAAGCGCATCGAAGCCGCGCGCGAAGAGGGCGACCTCAAAGAGAACGGCGGCTACCACGCGGCGAAGGACGAGCAGGGCAAGCAGGAGGCGCGCATCCGCACCCTCCAGCAGCTGCTGAAGGACGCGAAGGTCGGCGTCGCACCGGAGTCCGACGGCACGGTCCTGTCAGGCACGGTCGTCACGGCGATCGTCGCCGGCGGTGAAGAGGTCTTCCTCCTCGGCAACCGCGAGATCGGCGCCAACAGCGAATTGGACGTCTACAGCGAGGCATCCCCCCTCGGCGAGGCCATCATGGGCCTGCGCGAGGGCGAGAAGACGAGCTACACCGCGCCGAACGGCAAGGAGATCTCGGTCGAGATCGTCAAGGTCGAGACCTACTCGGGTCAGTGA
- the trhA gene encoding PAQR family membrane homeostasis protein TrhA: MPQLPLLEAAAVDTQVEIRPTWRGWIHAGTFPVAIAAGIVLITLAQGAPAKWAAAVFMATSLLLFGNSALYHRFDWGPRTKIVLKRIDHANILLLIAGTYTPIATLALSPPQGTLLLILVWSGALLGILFRVFWIGAPRWLYVALYLLLGWAAVMYLGDLLRASVAMMVLVIVGGLLYTGGAIVYALKRPNPWPGHFGFHEIFHVCTVLAFLCHWAACLLISLEPLSPSLGLPA, encoded by the coding sequence ATGCCTCAGCTGCCCCTCCTCGAAGCGGCGGCGGTCGACACCCAGGTCGAGATCCGACCGACCTGGCGCGGGTGGATCCATGCCGGGACCTTCCCTGTCGCGATCGCCGCCGGGATCGTGCTGATCACCCTGGCGCAGGGTGCTCCCGCCAAATGGGCGGCTGCCGTGTTCATGGCGACGTCGCTGCTGCTGTTCGGCAACTCGGCGCTGTATCACCGCTTCGATTGGGGCCCGCGGACCAAGATCGTCCTCAAGCGGATCGACCACGCGAACATCCTGCTGCTTATCGCCGGCACCTACACACCGATCGCCACGCTCGCCCTGTCGCCCCCGCAGGGCACGCTGCTGCTCATCCTGGTCTGGTCCGGTGCCCTGCTCGGCATCCTCTTCCGGGTCTTCTGGATCGGCGCTCCGCGATGGCTGTACGTCGCCCTGTATCTGCTCCTCGGTTGGGCGGCCGTCATGTACCTCGGCGACCTGCTTCGGGCGAGCGTCGCGATGATGGTGCTCGTGATCGTCGGGGGTCTGCTGTACACGGGCGGAGCGATCGTCTACGCCCTCAAGCGCCCCAACCCGTGGCCGGGGCACTTCGGATTCCACGAGATCTTCCACGTCTGCACGGTCCTGGCGTTCCTCTGCCACTGGGCCGCGTGTCTGCTGATCTCGCTCGAGCCGCTCAGCCCTTCGTTGGGCCTTCCGGCCTGA
- a CDS encoding aminotransferase class V-fold PLP-dependent enzyme produces the protein MSDLQSYLAGFEVETGYLNWASFGPLSVAVREEARADEELSASGRPSGIDLVASHVDEARALVASMLGADADEVALAPSTTDAMFHALFGLSGTVLLSPNEYPTIPVAARRAAELRDVLSVRELDRTITRVTPDAVRAALTDEVTAVAVSLVDYRTGYVADLPALREVVGDRLLIVDAIQGFGVVDTDWAAADVVAGHGYKWIRAGRGTGFARFSARARERITPVLAGVAGTAAELGDLEVGEPRDGAAAYAISRPDPQAAGRLSAALREVTDAGVPAIAALVAEKARRVMEIADSHGIPVLTDRDRHAGIVALTPEPERTGAIAAELVNAGITATVRGGIVRISPHAGTSDDAFGLLDAALAASRVGPVVTPPSVPLPLEP, from the coding sequence GTGAGTGATCTGCAGTCCTATCTGGCCGGCTTCGAGGTCGAGACGGGCTACCTCAACTGGGCCTCGTTCGGCCCGCTGTCCGTCGCGGTCCGTGAAGAGGCACGTGCCGACGAGGAGCTCTCGGCGTCGGGACGGCCGTCCGGCATCGACCTCGTCGCGTCGCATGTCGACGAGGCTCGCGCGCTCGTGGCGTCGATGCTGGGCGCGGATGCCGACGAGGTCGCCCTCGCACCCTCGACGACCGACGCGATGTTCCACGCGCTGTTCGGGCTGTCGGGAACCGTCCTCCTCTCCCCGAACGAGTACCCGACGATCCCGGTCGCGGCGCGCCGCGCCGCGGAGCTCCGAGATGTGCTGAGCGTGCGCGAGCTCGATCGAACGATCACGCGTGTGACTCCCGACGCCGTCCGCGCCGCCCTCACCGACGAGGTGACGGCCGTCGCGGTCAGCCTCGTTGACTACCGGACCGGGTACGTCGCCGACCTGCCGGCCCTCCGCGAGGTCGTCGGCGATCGACTGCTGATCGTCGACGCCATCCAGGGCTTCGGCGTCGTCGACACCGACTGGGCGGCGGCGGACGTCGTCGCCGGGCACGGGTACAAGTGGATCCGCGCGGGCCGGGGCACCGGGTTCGCCCGATTCTCGGCCCGCGCCCGCGAACGCATCACTCCCGTCCTGGCCGGAGTCGCCGGCACTGCGGCCGAGCTCGGCGACCTCGAGGTGGGAGAACCCCGCGACGGTGCCGCCGCCTACGCGATCTCCCGCCCCGACCCTCAGGCGGCGGGACGATTGAGCGCCGCGCTCCGGGAGGTGACGGATGCCGGGGTGCCGGCCATCGCCGCGCTCGTCGCCGAGAAGGCTCGCCGCGTGATGGAGATCGCCGACAGCCACGGCATCCCGGTGCTGACCGATCGCGATCGCCACGCGGGGATCGTCGCCCTGACTCCGGAGCCGGAACGCACGGGCGCCATCGCTGCGGAACTGGTCAACGCCGGGATCACCGCGACCGTCCGCGGCGGGATCGTCCGGATCTCGCCGCACGCGGGGACATCGGACGATGCGTTCGGGCTGCTGGATGCCGCGCTGGCGGCGTCACGCGTCGGCCCCGTCGTGACGCCTCCCTCTGTTCCGCTTCCACTCGAGCCCTGA